A genomic stretch from Etheostoma cragini isolate CJK2018 chromosome 8, CSU_Ecrag_1.0, whole genome shotgun sequence includes:
- the myrf gene encoding myelin regulatory factor isoform X1 has product MDVVDETEALQRFFEGHDIISSLEPANIDTSILEEYISKEDDSTDICFSEVHSTPGPNYSSPQAGVSSSGGLVCGVSPPIPLRQGAPPPGPPNCQNAYPPGPSLGLRHNYLCLGQPQQHQQQQQQQQAHIKPEHRGHYAPGTLPESPPDSSSEPYSPQQVNDPHMIRTMTPENMCHMTPTPPLPPHGHYPSMHRDMYLKPESMISQYPIGPATSGSGDMQQTQMLHQLLQHPQGQDSIPVHQAKKRKHSDSPNSTLNSQILTGIIKQEPGLMQDSDNSYLDPNYQCIKWQPHQQNKWTPLYDANCKELPMPTYRVDADKGFNFSLADDAFVCQKKNHFQVTVYIGMLGDPKYIKTSDGLQPIDCFYLKLNGVKVEAVNQSISVEQSQSDRSKRPFKPVMVTLPSEQVTKVTVGRLHFSETTANNMRKKGKPNPDQRYFMLVVALHAQSHSQSYTVAAQASERIIVRVTSGHASNPGQFESDSEVLWQRGQLPDSVYHHGRVGINTDRPDEALVVHGNLKVMGSLVHPSDIRAKENVQEVNTTDNLKRISQMRLVHYQYKPEFAATVGIENTAETGVIAQEVQQILPEAVKEGGDVVCANGETIPNLLVVNKDLIFMENVGAVKELCKLTDNLETRIDELERWSRKLAKLRRLDSMKSTVSGSTVSQSGSYFSRTGSGALRKKTVKPGSKNSAPDQGCISQRFMQGAILALVIVMAFSVISMSVLYVLTLHHRGDVTEKDGYVPPCVLYISWMPIFTATVTFCSPVCPWSRAALGSSRRSPYTPLSTTPAPTCCSTTAISNQSAIDLILNNNQSTPDLGSLVPTPGTMIKKAKSRPVDKDGRNRNRLSHTSAPLYFAKAKRPAPTDLDGVGATNRLPPGQPSLPRRQRSLHTKGGKSAPSLTSLHIVETNQEITAKSCATPESCSYTVSLHGNRNSSISQITLHMTSMNSVWVRQCGATKGRLCPNHTETELYGGQSTSTKGTHHLWSVPMLSFQDITYHFRVSLSSEAGCSTEGDTSSYSDYHFIFQSSCV; this is encoded by the exons ATGGACGTGGTAGATGAAACAGAAGCGTTACAGAGATTCTTTGAAG GTCATGATATTATCAGTTCTCTGGAGCCAGCCAACATCGACACAAGTATCCTGGAAGAGTACATCAGCAAGGAGGACGATAGCACTGACAT ctgTTTCTCAGAGGTCCACAGCACCCCAGGACCAAATTACTCATCTCCCCAGGCAGGAGTGTCCTCCTCTGGGGGGTTGGTGTGTGGTGTGAGCCCCCCTATTCCACTGCGCCAAGGAGCCCCTCCGCCTGGGCCTCCTAACTGTCAGAACGCCTACCCCCCAGGTCCATCCCTGGGCCTCCGACACAACTACCTCTGCCTGGGACAGCCGCAgcaacaccagcagcagcaacaacagcagcaggctCACATCAAGCCTGAGCACAGGGGCCACTACGCTCCAGG GACACTACCTGAGTCCCCCCCAGACTCCAGCTCAGAGCCATACTCTCCACAGCAGGTGAATG ATCCTCACATGATCCGGACCATGACACCAGAGAACATGTGTCACATGACTCCAACGCCACCCCTCCCACCACACGGGCactatcccagcatgcatcgGGACATGTACCTGAAGCCTGAGTCAATGATATCACAGTATCCCATTGGTCCAGCCACAAGCGGAAGTGGAGACATGCAGCAGACTCAGATGCTCCATCAGCTACTGCAGCATCCACAGGGGCAGGA CAGCATCCCTGTTCACCAGGCCAAGAAGAGGAAGCACTCTGACTCTCCCAACAGCACCCTCAATTCCCAAATCCTCACAGGTATCATCAAACAAGAACCAG GTTTAATGCAGGATTCGGACAACTCCTACCTGGACCCTAACTATCAGTGCATTAAGTGGCAGCCTCACCAGCAGAACAAGTGGACACCACTGTATGACGCAAACTGCAAAGAGCT TCCAATGCCAACCTACCGTGTTGATGCTGACAAGGGCTTCAACTTCTCCTTGGCTGATGATGCTTTTGTTTGCCAGAAGAAGAATCATTTCCAGGTCACAGTATACATAGGCATGCTGGGAGATCCCAAGTACATCAAGACAAGTGATGGCCTGCAGCCCATTGACTGTTTCTATCTCAAACTCAACGGCGTAAAG GTGGAGGCTGTCAATCAGTCTATCAGTGTGGAGCAGTCACAGTCGGACCGTAGCAAGAGACCTTTCAAGCCAGTGAT GGTCACCCTGCCCTCAGAGCAGGTCACAAAGGTCACAGTGGGGAGGCTCCACTTCAGCGAGACCACTGCAAATAACATGAGGAAGAAGGGCAAGCCCAACCCTGACCAGAG GTATTTTATGCTGGTGGTGGCGCTGCATGCTCAGTCCCACAGTCAGAGCTACACTGTGGCTGCCCAAGCATCCGAGAGGATCATCGTCAGGGTAACGTCTGGCCAT GCATCCAACCCAGGCCAGTTTGAAAGTGACAGCGAGGTGCTGTGGCAGCGTGGCCAACTGCCCGACTCAGTCTACCACCACGGGAGAGTTGGCATCAACACCGACCGGCCGGATGAAGCACTTGTTGTCCATGGCAACCTGAAGGTCATGGGCTCTCTGGTACACCCGTCTGACATCAGGGCCAAAGAAAATGTCCAGGAG gtCAACACCACAGACAATTTGAAACGGATTTCTCAGATGAGGCTTGTCCATTATCAATACAAGCCTGAGTTTGCTGCCACCGTGGGCATAGAGAACACTGCAGAGACTG GAGTGATCGCTCAAGAGGTCCAGCAAATCTTGCCTGAAGCAGTGAAGGAGGGCGGTGATGTGGTGTGCGCCAATGGAGAAACTATCCCCAACCTGTTAGTGGTCAACAAG GACCTTATCTTCATGGAGAACGTGGGAGCGGTGAAGGAGCTGTGTAAGCTCACAGACAACCTGGAGACTCGTATAGATGAACTGGAGCGCTGGAGCCGAAAACTGGCCAAGCTACGTCGTCTTGACAGCATGAAGAGCACCGTGAGTGGAAGTACTGTCAG CCAATCAGGGAGTTATTTCAGCAGAACGGGAAGTGGCGCACTCAGGAAGAAGACAGTCAAACCTGGGAGCAAG AATTCGGCTCCAGATCAAGGCTGCATCAGCCAGAGGTTCATGCAGGGAGCCATTCTGGCACTGGTCATTGTCATGGCCTTCAG TGTCATTTCCATGTCCGTCCTTTATGTGTTAACTCTTCACCATAGAGGCGACGTCACAGAGAAAGATGG CTATGTTCCTCCCTGTGTTCTCTACATCTCTTGGATGCCCATCTTCACTGCCACAGTAACTTTCTGTTCACCTGTCTGCCCATG GTCCAGAGCTGCACTGGGATCCTCACGTAGGAGTCCATATACCCCACTGTCCACCACCCCTGCACCAA CTTGTTGTTCAACTACAGCCATAAGCAACCAATCAGCTATAGATTTGATATTGAATAACAACCAATCCACACCAG ATTTAGGCAGCCTGGTTCCCACACCAGGAACTATGATCAAGAAGGCCAAGTCCAGACCAGTGGACAAGGATGGCCGCAATAGAAACCGTTTGAGTCACACCTCAGCACCTTTGTACTTTGCCAAGGCTAAAAGGCCGGCACCTACAGACCTGGACGGAGTGGGAGCTACCAACCGTCTGCCCCCGGGTCAGCCGTCACTGCCACGCAGACAACGCAGCCTACACACAAAGG GAGGAAAGTCAGCTCCCTCTCTGACTAGTCTACATATCGTGGAGACAAACCAAGAGATCACAGCAAAAAGTTGTGCAACACCAGAAAGCTGCAG CTATACGGTATCACTCCATGGAAACAGAAATTCCTCCATCTCACAAATCACTTTGCACATGAC GTCCATGAACAGTGTGTGGGTACGACAATGTGGAGCCACCAAGGGACGTTTATGCCCCaaccacacagagacagagctcTATGGGGGACAGAGTACATCAACAAAG GGGACTCATCACCTTTGGTCAGTGCCCATGCTGTCCTTCCAGGACATCACCTATCACTTCCGTGTCTCCCTGTCC AGTGAGGCGGGATGTTCCACAGAAGGAGACACCTCATCATACTCCGACTACCATTTTATCTTTcaaagcagctgtgtgtga
- the myrf gene encoding myelin regulatory factor isoform X3 has protein sequence MDVVDETEALQRFFEGHDIISSLEPANIDTSILEEYISKEDDSTDICFSEVHSTPGPNYSSPQAGVSSSGGLVCGVSPPIPLRQGAPPPGPPNCQNAYPPGPSLGLRHNYLCLGQPQQHQQQQQQQQAHIKPEHRGHYAPGTLPESPPDSSSEPYSPQQVNDPHMIRTMTPENMCHMTPTPPLPPHGHYPSMHRDMYLKPESMISQYPIGPATSGSGDMQQTQMLHQLLQHPQGQDSIPVHQAKKRKHSDSPNSTLNSQILTGLMQDSDNSYLDPNYQCIKWQPHQQNKWTPLYDANCKELPMPTYRVDADKGFNFSLADDAFVCQKKNHFQVTVYIGMLGDPKYIKTSDGLQPIDCFYLKLNGVKVEAVNQSISVEQSQSDRSKRPFKPVMVTLPSEQVTKVTVGRLHFSETTANNMRKKGKPNPDQRYFMLVVALHAQSHSQSYTVAAQASERIIVRVTSGHASNPGQFESDSEVLWQRGQLPDSVYHHGRVGINTDRPDEALVVHGNLKVMGSLVHPSDIRAKENVQEVNTTDNLKRISQMRLVHYQYKPEFAATVGIENTAETGVIAQEVQQILPEAVKEGGDVVCANGETIPNLLVVNKDLIFMENVGAVKELCKLTDNLETRIDELERWSRKLAKLRRLDSMKSTVSGSTVSQSGSYFSRTGSGALRKKTVKPGSKNSAPDQGCISQRFMQGAILALVIVMAFSVISMSVLYVLTLHHRGDVTEKDGYVPPCVLYISWMPIFTATVTFCSPVCPWSRAALGSSRRSPYTPLSTTPAPTCCSTTAISNQSAIDLILNNNQSTPDLGSLVPTPGTMIKKAKSRPVDKDGRNRNRLSHTSAPLYFAKAKRPAPTDLDGVGATNRLPPGQPSLPRRQRSLHTKGGKSAPSLTSLHIVETNQEITAKSCATPESCSYTVSLHGNRNSSISQITLHMTSMNSVWVRQCGATKGRLCPNHTETELYGGQSTSTKGTHHLWSVPMLSFQDITYHFRVSLSSEAGCSTEGDTSSYSDYHFIFQSSCV, from the exons ATGGACGTGGTAGATGAAACAGAAGCGTTACAGAGATTCTTTGAAG GTCATGATATTATCAGTTCTCTGGAGCCAGCCAACATCGACACAAGTATCCTGGAAGAGTACATCAGCAAGGAGGACGATAGCACTGACAT ctgTTTCTCAGAGGTCCACAGCACCCCAGGACCAAATTACTCATCTCCCCAGGCAGGAGTGTCCTCCTCTGGGGGGTTGGTGTGTGGTGTGAGCCCCCCTATTCCACTGCGCCAAGGAGCCCCTCCGCCTGGGCCTCCTAACTGTCAGAACGCCTACCCCCCAGGTCCATCCCTGGGCCTCCGACACAACTACCTCTGCCTGGGACAGCCGCAgcaacaccagcagcagcaacaacagcagcaggctCACATCAAGCCTGAGCACAGGGGCCACTACGCTCCAGG GACACTACCTGAGTCCCCCCCAGACTCCAGCTCAGAGCCATACTCTCCACAGCAGGTGAATG ATCCTCACATGATCCGGACCATGACACCAGAGAACATGTGTCACATGACTCCAACGCCACCCCTCCCACCACACGGGCactatcccagcatgcatcgGGACATGTACCTGAAGCCTGAGTCAATGATATCACAGTATCCCATTGGTCCAGCCACAAGCGGAAGTGGAGACATGCAGCAGACTCAGATGCTCCATCAGCTACTGCAGCATCCACAGGGGCAGGA CAGCATCCCTGTTCACCAGGCCAAGAAGAGGAAGCACTCTGACTCTCCCAACAGCACCCTCAATTCCCAAATCCTCACAG GTTTAATGCAGGATTCGGACAACTCCTACCTGGACCCTAACTATCAGTGCATTAAGTGGCAGCCTCACCAGCAGAACAAGTGGACACCACTGTATGACGCAAACTGCAAAGAGCT TCCAATGCCAACCTACCGTGTTGATGCTGACAAGGGCTTCAACTTCTCCTTGGCTGATGATGCTTTTGTTTGCCAGAAGAAGAATCATTTCCAGGTCACAGTATACATAGGCATGCTGGGAGATCCCAAGTACATCAAGACAAGTGATGGCCTGCAGCCCATTGACTGTTTCTATCTCAAACTCAACGGCGTAAAG GTGGAGGCTGTCAATCAGTCTATCAGTGTGGAGCAGTCACAGTCGGACCGTAGCAAGAGACCTTTCAAGCCAGTGAT GGTCACCCTGCCCTCAGAGCAGGTCACAAAGGTCACAGTGGGGAGGCTCCACTTCAGCGAGACCACTGCAAATAACATGAGGAAGAAGGGCAAGCCCAACCCTGACCAGAG GTATTTTATGCTGGTGGTGGCGCTGCATGCTCAGTCCCACAGTCAGAGCTACACTGTGGCTGCCCAAGCATCCGAGAGGATCATCGTCAGGGTAACGTCTGGCCAT GCATCCAACCCAGGCCAGTTTGAAAGTGACAGCGAGGTGCTGTGGCAGCGTGGCCAACTGCCCGACTCAGTCTACCACCACGGGAGAGTTGGCATCAACACCGACCGGCCGGATGAAGCACTTGTTGTCCATGGCAACCTGAAGGTCATGGGCTCTCTGGTACACCCGTCTGACATCAGGGCCAAAGAAAATGTCCAGGAG gtCAACACCACAGACAATTTGAAACGGATTTCTCAGATGAGGCTTGTCCATTATCAATACAAGCCTGAGTTTGCTGCCACCGTGGGCATAGAGAACACTGCAGAGACTG GAGTGATCGCTCAAGAGGTCCAGCAAATCTTGCCTGAAGCAGTGAAGGAGGGCGGTGATGTGGTGTGCGCCAATGGAGAAACTATCCCCAACCTGTTAGTGGTCAACAAG GACCTTATCTTCATGGAGAACGTGGGAGCGGTGAAGGAGCTGTGTAAGCTCACAGACAACCTGGAGACTCGTATAGATGAACTGGAGCGCTGGAGCCGAAAACTGGCCAAGCTACGTCGTCTTGACAGCATGAAGAGCACCGTGAGTGGAAGTACTGTCAG CCAATCAGGGAGTTATTTCAGCAGAACGGGAAGTGGCGCACTCAGGAAGAAGACAGTCAAACCTGGGAGCAAG AATTCGGCTCCAGATCAAGGCTGCATCAGCCAGAGGTTCATGCAGGGAGCCATTCTGGCACTGGTCATTGTCATGGCCTTCAG TGTCATTTCCATGTCCGTCCTTTATGTGTTAACTCTTCACCATAGAGGCGACGTCACAGAGAAAGATGG CTATGTTCCTCCCTGTGTTCTCTACATCTCTTGGATGCCCATCTTCACTGCCACAGTAACTTTCTGTTCACCTGTCTGCCCATG GTCCAGAGCTGCACTGGGATCCTCACGTAGGAGTCCATATACCCCACTGTCCACCACCCCTGCACCAA CTTGTTGTTCAACTACAGCCATAAGCAACCAATCAGCTATAGATTTGATATTGAATAACAACCAATCCACACCAG ATTTAGGCAGCCTGGTTCCCACACCAGGAACTATGATCAAGAAGGCCAAGTCCAGACCAGTGGACAAGGATGGCCGCAATAGAAACCGTTTGAGTCACACCTCAGCACCTTTGTACTTTGCCAAGGCTAAAAGGCCGGCACCTACAGACCTGGACGGAGTGGGAGCTACCAACCGTCTGCCCCCGGGTCAGCCGTCACTGCCACGCAGACAACGCAGCCTACACACAAAGG GAGGAAAGTCAGCTCCCTCTCTGACTAGTCTACATATCGTGGAGACAAACCAAGAGATCACAGCAAAAAGTTGTGCAACACCAGAAAGCTGCAG CTATACGGTATCACTCCATGGAAACAGAAATTCCTCCATCTCACAAATCACTTTGCACATGAC GTCCATGAACAGTGTGTGGGTACGACAATGTGGAGCCACCAAGGGACGTTTATGCCCCaaccacacagagacagagctcTATGGGGGACAGAGTACATCAACAAAG GGGACTCATCACCTTTGGTCAGTGCCCATGCTGTCCTTCCAGGACATCACCTATCACTTCCGTGTCTCCCTGTCC AGTGAGGCGGGATGTTCCACAGAAGGAGACACCTCATCATACTCCGACTACCATTTTATCTTTcaaagcagctgtgtgtga